From the Primulina tabacum isolate GXHZ01 chromosome 15, ASM2559414v2, whole genome shotgun sequence genome, one window contains:
- the LOC142526913 gene encoding uncharacterized protein LOC142526913 — MARRLFSCFGKTATASRHDDNVTADLTTEEQRRGGPVVVELFTSQGCATSPEAELLFSRLGRGDFNLDVPLILLAYHVDYWDYLGWKDPFGSSQWTVRQKAYVETLNLDTMFTPQVVIQGRVQCVGNDSEALISAIADAPRVSGSAFQATFQKPASDSLLVSLTGSLKTKADQQGVNIMVALYECSLVTDCPNGPNKGRILTNDYVVRRLEKVCSVKDVSEKKTISGTVNFPLWEGFSESKCGVAVFVESASHQIFGSQKFQLPENI, encoded by the exons ATGGCGCGCCGTCTCTTCAGCTGTTTCGGGAAAACCGCCACAGCCTCTCGTCACGATGACAACGTGACGGCAGATCTAACGACGGAGGAGCAGCGGAGAGGTGGCCCCGTGGTGGTCGAGCTCTTCACATCACAGGGATGCGCCACATCTCCGGAGGCGGAGCTGCTCTTTTCACGGCTGGGGAGGGGCGATTTCAACCTAGATGTGCCCTTGATATTGTTGGCCTACCATGTAGATTACTGGGATTACTTGGGTTGGAAAGATCCATTCGGGTCTAGCCAGTGGACCGTCAGGCAAAAGGCCTACGTCGAGACCCTTAATCTGGATACCATGTTCACGCCCCAAGTCGTGATCCAGGGAAGGGTTCAATGTGTGGGTAATGATTCAGAAGCGCTGATATCCGCCATTGCAGACGCACCCCGAGTATCTGGTTCCGCTTTCCAG GCTACGTTCCAGAAGCCAGCATCGGATTCATTACTAGTTTCGTTGACAGGATCTCTAAAGACAAAAGCGGATCAGCAAGGTGTCAATATTATGGTTGCTTTGTATGAATGCAGCTTGGTGACAGATTGTCCCAACGGGCCCAACAAAGGCCGAATTTTGACCAATGATTACGTGGTTCGGAGGCTGGAGAAGGTCTGCTCTGTAAAGGACGTCTCCGAAAAGAAAACTATCTCCGGAACTGTCAATTTTCCCCTGTGGGAAGGTTTCAGTGAATCCAAATGTGGGGTAGCTGTCTTCGTGGAAAGTGCGTCTCATCAAATCTTTGGTTCCCAGAAATTTCAGTTGCCGGAGAACATATGA
- the LOC142526134 gene encoding vesicle-associated protein 4-1-like, which yields RRRGRKAVSNYRAKELLYETSWRYPCLIATVFKFVEHPENNEKPINQKSRVKFKMISLKVRKGTDYVPELFDEQRDQVTVEHNFRVVFLDLESLNPALEKLKRQLAEADAAVETRKKPTPTTATEMVGEGLVIDEWKERREKFLARQQVEAVDAL from the exons CGAAGACGAGGCAGGAAAGCAG TTTCAAACTACCGCGCCAAAGAGTTGCTATATGAGACCTCCTGGAGGTATCCTTGCCTCATTGCTActg TGTTCAAGTTTGTGGAGCATCCAGAAAACAATGAAAAGCCTATAAATCAGAAGAGCAGGGTTAAGTTCAAGATGATTAGCCTTAAGGTGAGAAAAGGAACAGATTACGTGCCAGAATTG TTTGATGAACAAAGGGATCAAGTGACCGTGGAGCATAATTTCCGAGTTGTATTCTTGGATCTAGAGAGCCTTAATCCT GCACTTGAAAAACTGAAGCGTCAGTTGGCTGAAGCTGATGCTGCAGTAGAAACTCGGAAAAAGCCTACACCTACCACAGCTACAGAAATGGTAGGGGAAGGCCTTGTTATAGATGAATGG AAAGAGCGCAGGGAGAAATTTCTTGCAAGGCAGCAGGTTGAGGCTGTAGATGCTCTGTAG
- the LOC142526220 gene encoding cyclic nucleotide-gated ion channel 4-like — MASPLRERLPHTYAGGDTDSYSEEEDDDEEVEEEVMDQEEEQDINPDGCKSFIGGRGRRHRGGWLWGNVLDSRARWVREWNKIFLLVSAAGLFVDPLFFYALSVSENCMCLFVDGWFAVTVTVIRTTTDALHLWNMWLQLKMNPRTTGVSPESRLRDVDSTTTRSIESKYLKVKTGFFLDLFVVIPLPQILMMVVIPKMLDKGSTTVVMTVLLVTFIFQYVPKIYHSVCLLRRMQNLSGYIFGTVWWGIALNMIAYFVASHAVGACWYLLGIQRAAKCLKEQCMVTMDCNLRMMACQRPIYYGTTSLITDRARFIWGENNNARSTCLGNYDNLAYGAYKWTVQLITNENRLEKIMFPIFWGLMTLSTFGNLESTTDWVELVFIIIVLTTGLILVTMLIGNIKVFLNATTSKKQSMQLKMRNIEWWMRKRRLPLSFRQRVRNYERQRWAAMRGVDECEMTRNLPEGLRRDIKYHLCLDLVRQVPLFQHMDNLVLENICDRVKSLIFTKGETITREGDPVHRMVFIVRGHLQSSQVLRDGLKSCCMLGPGNFSGDELLSWCLRRPFIERLPPSSSTLVTLETTEAFGLEADDVKYVTQHFRYTFVNEKVKRSARYYSPGWRTWAAVAIQLAWRRYKHRLTLTSLSFIRPRRPLSRSTSLSEDRLRLYTALLTSPKPNKDDFDF; from the exons ATGGCGAGTCCTCTGCGGGAACGGCTCCCCCACACTTACGCTGGTGGCGACACTGATTCTTATTCCGAAGAAGAGGATGACGATGaagaggtggaggaggaggtaATGGACCAAGAGGAGGAGCAAGACATCAATCCAGACGGTTGCAAAAGCTTTATCGGTGGTCGTGGACGGCGACACCGTGGGGGGTGGCTCTGGGGGAACGTTTTGGACTCTAGGGCAAGATGGGTTCGAGAGTGGAACAAAATATTCCTCCTGGTTTCAGCCGCTGGCTTGTTCGTGGATCCGCTTTTCTTCTACGCCCTTTCAGTAAGCGAGAACTGCATGTGCCTCTTCGTTGACGGATGGTTCGCTGTCACGGTCACCGTTATCCGTACCACAACCGACGCCTTGCACTTGTGGAACATGTGGCTGCAGCTCAAGATGAACCCCCGCACCACCGGGGTCAGCCCCGAGAGCCGGTTGCGTGATGTTGACTCCACCACCACTCGATCCATCGAGTCTAAATATTTGAAGGTTAAAACGGGTTTCTTCCTGGATCTATTCGTCGTCATTCCATTGCCCCAg ATTTTAATGATGGTGGTGATCCCCAAGATGTTGGATAAAGGGTCAACAACGGTGGTGATGACTGTATTATTAGTAACATTTATCTTCCAATATGTGCCTAAAATCTACCATTCGGTTTGCTTGTTGCGACGCATGCAGAATCTGTCGGGCTACATTTTCGGAACTGTTTGGTGGGGCATTGCTCTCAACATGATTGCGTATTTTGTGGCATCTCAT GCTGTGGGAGCATGCTGGTACTTGCTAGGCATACAAAGGGCCGCAAAGTGCTTGAAGGAGCAATGCATGGTTACGATGGACTGTAACCTCAGAATGATGGCATGCCAGCGACCCATTTATTATGGAACAACAAGTTTAATAACAGATCGAGCACGGTTTATATGGGGCGAAAACAATAATGCAAGATCCACATGCCTCGGAAATTACGACAATTTGGCCTATGGAGCTTATAAATGGACGGTTCAGCTCATTACAAATGAGAATCGTTTGGAGAAGATAATGTTTCCAATCTTCTGGGGCCTCATGACCCTCAG TACATTTGGGAATTTGGAGAGCACTACGGATTGGGTAGAACTTGTTTTTATCATCATTGTGCTGACCACTGGACTAATTCTGGTCACAATGTTGATCGGTAACATCAAG GTGTTCCTGAATGCGACTACGTCAAAGAAACAATCAATGCAGCTGAAGATGAGAAACATAGAGTGGTGGATGAGAAAGAGACGATTGCCACTGTCGTTTAGGCAAAGGGTGAGGAACTACGAAAGGCAACGTTGGGCAGCAATGCGAGGAGTAGATGAATGTGAGATGACTCGAAATCTGCCTGAAGGACTACGGAGAGATATCAAGTATCATCTGTGTTTAGATTTAGTTCGAcag GTGCCTTTGTTCCAGCACATGGATAACTTGGTCCTGGAGAATATCTGCGATCGGGTGAAGTCCCTCATATTCACAAAAGGAGAAACT ATAACACGAGAAGGAGATCCAGTTCATAGGATGGTATTCATAGTAAGAGGCCATCTCCAAAGCAGCCAAGTTCTGCGCGACGGCCTAAAGAGTTGCTGCATGCTAGGTCCCGGAAACTTCAGTGGAGATGAGCTCCTCTCATGGTGTCTTCGAAGGCCCTTTATCGAAAGGCTTCCACCATCTTCATCTACGCTCGTGACTCTCGAAACAACAGAAGCTTTTGGGCTCGAAGCCGATGATGTCAAGTATGTGACCCAGCATTTTCGGTACACATTTGTGAATGAAAAAGTAAAGAGAAGTGCTCGTTACTACTCTCCTGGATGGAGAACATGGGCAGCTGTGGCCATTCAGTTGGCGTGGAGGAGATATAAGCATCGACTGACGCTTACATCTCTTTCGTTTATTAGGCCGAGGAGGCCATTGTCTAGGAGCACTTCGCTTAGCGAGGACAGGCTCAGGCTTTACACGGCTCTGTTGACCTCGCCCAAGCCCAATAAGGATGATTTTGATTTCTGA